Proteins found in one Vallitalea guaymasensis genomic segment:
- the flgN gene encoding flagellar export chaperone FlgN, giving the protein MSDINTYLNILLDSLDKKSDVLKNIYEVTRKQSEYVNNNKFDLEEFNEFMAEKQKYIDEIAILDSGFQSTFDRVSNELEGNVHLYKDKIKLLKNKITSVSEIGIDIQVLEEKNKVIIEEHFNNKKREIKTFKKSKKTATNYYKNMNNSFKDKSYFLDQKK; this is encoded by the coding sequence ATGTCGGATATCAACACCTATCTTAATATATTATTAGATTCGTTGGATAAGAAATCGGATGTTCTAAAAAACATCTATGAAGTTACTAGAAAACAAAGTGAATACGTTAATAATAATAAGTTTGATCTAGAAGAATTTAATGAGTTTATGGCTGAAAAACAAAAATATATAGACGAGATAGCCATTTTAGACTCAGGTTTTCAGTCAACATTTGATAGAGTATCAAATGAACTTGAAGGAAATGTTCACCTATATAAAGACAAAATAAAATTACTCAAAAATAAAATAACTAGTGTATCTGAAATAGGTATTGATATACAAGTATTGGAAGAAAAGAACAAAGTAATAATAGAAGAACATTTCAACAACAAAAAAAGAGAGATAAAAACTTTTAAAAAGAGTAAGAAAACAGCAACAAACTACTATAAAAACATGAATAACTCTTTTAAAGATAAATCTTATTTTTTGGATCAAAAAAAGTAA
- a CDS encoding YjfB family protein: MDIAALSTSLSQGKIMSQVNISLSKMGMDMVKQQGQALDQLIQSASLETSVNPHIGANIDIRL; the protein is encoded by the coding sequence ATGGATATAGCAGCACTATCAACATCTTTGTCACAAGGGAAAATTATGTCCCAGGTTAATATTTCATTAAGTAAGATGGGTATGGATATGGTAAAACAGCAGGGACAAGCGTTAGATCAGCTTATACAATCTGCTTCACTTGAAACATCAGTCAATCCACATATAGGAGCTAATATAGATATTAGGCTTTAA
- the fliS gene encoding flagellar export chaperone FliS, whose product MITNTGYNKYQNNSILTASPQELTLMLYNGAIKFCNQAIVSLDNNEIEKAHNYINRVEDIIEEFVITLDEKYPVAESFKKMYDYINDRLVEANITKDKEVLEEVLGFLRELRDTWKEAMKLAKIPKNKDTNNATE is encoded by the coding sequence ATGATAACAAATACTGGATATAACAAATACCAAAACAACTCAATCTTAACAGCTTCTCCACAAGAACTAACACTAATGCTATATAACGGTGCAATAAAATTTTGCAATCAAGCTATCGTATCTCTAGATAACAACGAAATAGAAAAAGCTCATAATTATATTAATAGAGTAGAAGATATTATAGAAGAATTTGTTATTACATTAGATGAAAAATATCCAGTAGCAGAAAGTTTTAAAAAAATGTATGACTACATAAATGATAGGCTAGTAGAAGCTAATATAACTAAAGACAAAGAAGTATTAGAAGAAGTTTTAGGCTTCCTAAGAGAACTTCGTGATACTTGGAAAGAAGCTATGAAGCTTGCAAAGATTCCTAAAAATAAAGACACAAATAACGCTACAGAATAA
- the fliD gene encoding flagellar filament capping protein FliD: MAVKFSGLASGLDTDNIIKELMKAERMKVDKVKKQKTKLEWRKDIWKEMNKKLYSFYTKQVYNLRSKGTFMKKTTVSSNDSIISAKANVNAAEGTHTLTVTQLAKASFLTGDKITKDKDNNDIDVEASTKISELLDFGADTEKMISITTQKNGGTPVEITIGKDDTMAQIVYNIKKAVEDVNISFDSNFDRVMMSSKNQGEDVKLQVGGDANLIKALGLEGKVGTDGENSIFTYNGTELVSDSNEITVNGLTLTLKAKGDVNITVNQDTQAMYDNVKDFITEYNKILVEINEKLGADRVVGYEPLTQDEKKAMSEDDIKLWEQKIKDSLLRRDDILTSLVDSMRSIVGSSSGVDTSGLDYRYLSELGIVTGKYTEKGILHIDGDEDDTLYAAKTNKLKEAIEQDPEKVADLLNAIGDKLYSKMQEKMKSTEISSAFTFFNDKQMDNQIDDYKDRITVLEDKLTSIEERYYRQFTAMEKAIQMMNSQSASLASMLGGSQ; the protein is encoded by the coding sequence ATGGCAGTAAAATTTTCTGGTTTAGCTTCTGGACTTGATACAGATAACATTATAAAAGAGTTAATGAAAGCAGAAAGAATGAAGGTTGACAAAGTAAAAAAACAGAAGACAAAACTTGAGTGGAGAAAAGATATTTGGAAAGAAATGAATAAAAAGCTTTATTCTTTCTATACTAAACAAGTTTATAATTTAAGATCTAAAGGAACTTTCATGAAAAAGACCACAGTATCTTCTAATGACTCCATTATTTCTGCTAAAGCTAATGTAAACGCTGCAGAGGGAACTCATACACTTACTGTAACTCAACTTGCAAAGGCTTCTTTTCTAACAGGAGATAAGATAACAAAAGATAAGGATAATAATGACATAGATGTAGAAGCATCAACTAAAATAAGTGAATTATTGGATTTTGGCGCAGATACTGAAAAAATGATTAGTATTACAACCCAAAAAAACGGTGGAACACCAGTAGAGATAACTATAGGTAAAGATGATACAATGGCTCAAATAGTATATAATATAAAGAAAGCTGTTGAAGACGTTAATATTTCATTTGATAGTAATTTTGACCGAGTAATGATGTCAAGTAAAAATCAAGGTGAAGATGTTAAGCTTCAAGTAGGTGGAGATGCCAATTTAATTAAAGCTTTAGGCTTAGAAGGTAAAGTAGGTACTGATGGAGAAAATTCTATATTTACCTACAATGGAACAGAATTAGTATCTGATAGTAATGAAATAACTGTTAATGGTCTTACTCTAACCTTAAAAGCAAAAGGTGATGTTAACATAACTGTTAATCAAGATACACAAGCTATGTATGACAATGTAAAAGATTTCATAACTGAATATAATAAAATACTTGTTGAAATTAATGAAAAACTTGGTGCAGATAGAGTTGTAGGATATGAACCTCTTACTCAAGACGAAAAGAAAGCAATGTCCGAAGATGATATAAAATTGTGGGAACAAAAAATAAAAGATTCATTATTAAGAAGAGATGATATTCTAACTAGTTTAGTAGATTCCATGAGAAGTATTGTTGGAAGTAGTAGTGGGGTGGATACATCAGGGCTCGACTATCGTTATTTATCTGAATTAGGAATTGTAACAGGAAAATATACTGAAAAAGGAATTTTACATATTGATGGCGATGAAGACGATACATTGTATGCTGCTAAAACAAATAAATTAAAAGAAGCAATTGAACAAGATCCAGAAAAAGTAGCTGATTTATTAAATGCTATAGGGGATAAACTATACTCAAAAATGCAAGAAAAAATGAAATCAACAGAGATAAGTAGTGCATTCACTTTCTTTAATGATAAACAGATGGATAATCAAATAGATGATTATAAAGACAGAATAACTGTATTAGAGGACAAGTTAACTAGTATAGAAGAAAGATATTACAGACAATTCACTGCCATGGAAAAAGCAATCCAAATGATGAACAGCCAAAGTGCATCACTAGCATCAATGTTAGGAGGGTCTCAATGA
- a CDS encoding flagellar protein FlaG, which translates to MRIECNTANMYNSNSQVDMLKKEVSSSVKIEKVKDEIARDVPINIDSKQQIEEHEVIEAIEKANKHFKVYDRRLKFSIHEKTKQIMVKVINTEDDSVIREIPSEKILDMVAKLWEMAGIFVDEKR; encoded by the coding sequence ATGAGAATTGAATGTAATACCGCAAATATGTATAATTCAAACTCTCAAGTTGATATGCTAAAAAAGGAAGTCAGTTCATCTGTAAAAATAGAAAAAGTTAAGGATGAAATTGCTCGTGATGTGCCAATAAATATTGACAGTAAACAACAAATTGAAGAACATGAAGTAATAGAAGCTATAGAAAAGGCTAATAAACACTTCAAAGTATATGACCGAAGATTAAAATTTTCTATACATGAAAAAACAAAACAAATTATGGTTAAAGTAATTAATACAGAAGATGATTCTGTTATAAGAGAGATTCCATCTGAAAAAATTTTAGATATGGTTGCAAAGTTATGGGAAATGGCTGGGATTTTTGTTGATGAGAAAAGATAA
- the rfbH gene encoding lipopolysaccharide biosynthesis protein RfbH, with protein MIDRAQIFEKVVDYYKQDQQRTEFIPGKTYIPASGKVVDERDLTNLIDASLDMWLTSGRYGDEFEKELSKFLGVKYTSLVNSGSSANLLAVSALTSHKLGKRRLKKGDEVITVAAGFPTTVAPIIQNGLIPVFVDVELRTYNIIVDDLEKALSEKTRAIIVAHTLGNPFDLNKIIEFAKKHDLWIIEDNCDALGSKYDGKYTGTFGHISTYSFYPAHHITMGEGGAVVTNDVQLHNIIRSIRDWGRDCICPPGKDNCCGHRFTQQHGELPMGYDHKYVYSHFGYNLKVTDMQAAIGVSQLRKLPAFIEKRKNNFYKLYEGLRDLNGFLILPEPTKNTEPSWFGFPITIKENNKYTRNSLIQFLEEKKVGTRLLFAGNILKQPLFTENKVEYRVATELKNTDMIMKNTFWIGVWPGIEDKQIQYIIKNFKQYFS; from the coding sequence ATGATTGATAGAGCACAAATATTTGAAAAGGTTGTAGATTATTATAAACAAGATCAACAAAGAACAGAGTTTATTCCTGGGAAGACGTATATACCAGCTTCAGGAAAAGTTGTAGATGAGCGTGATTTAACTAATTTAATTGATGCATCTCTTGATATGTGGTTAACATCTGGAAGATACGGAGATGAATTTGAAAAAGAATTATCTAAGTTTTTAGGAGTAAAATATACATCTCTTGTAAATTCTGGCTCCTCTGCAAATTTATTAGCTGTATCAGCTCTGACTTCACATAAGTTAGGTAAGAGAAGATTAAAAAAGGGTGATGAAGTAATAACTGTTGCTGCTGGTTTTCCAACTACTGTAGCACCAATTATACAGAATGGATTAATTCCTGTGTTTGTAGATGTAGAACTGAGAACATATAATATTATAGTTGATGATTTAGAAAAAGCATTATCTGAAAAAACAAGAGCCATAATTGTAGCACACACATTAGGAAATCCTTTTGATTTAAATAAGATAATTGAGTTCGCAAAGAAACATGATTTGTGGATTATTGAAGATAATTGTGATGCATTAGGTTCAAAATACGATGGTAAATATACAGGAACCTTTGGACACATATCTACATATAGTTTTTATCCTGCACATCATATAACAATGGGTGAAGGAGGAGCTGTAGTTACTAATGATGTACAGTTGCATAATATAATTCGTTCTATTAGAGATTGGGGAAGAGATTGTATATGTCCCCCAGGAAAGGATAATTGTTGTGGACATAGATTTACACAACAGCATGGAGAGCTTCCAATGGGATATGATCACAAATATGTATATTCTCATTTTGGCTATAATCTTAAGGTTACAGATATGCAAGCTGCTATAGGTGTATCACAGCTAAGGAAATTACCAGCATTTATTGAAAAGAGAAAAAATAATTTTTATAAATTATACGAAGGGTTAAGAGACCTAAATGGATTTTTAATTCTACCAGAACCTACAAAGAACACTGAACCAAGTTGGTTTGGATTTCCTATAACGATTAAGGAGAATAATAAATATACTAGAAATTCTCTTATACAATTTTTAGAGGAGAAAAAAGTTGGTACAAGATTGCTATTTGCGGGTAATATATTAAAACAACCATTATTTACAGAAAATAAAGTGGAGTATAGAGTTGCTACAGAATTGAAAAACACAGATATGATTATGAAGAATACTTTTTGGATTGGAGTTTGGCCAGGAATTGAAGATAAGCAAATTCAATATATAATAAAGAACTTTAAACAGTACTTTTCTTAA
- the rfbG gene encoding CDP-glucose 4,6-dehydratase, with protein MVLKNNYKNKNVFITGATGFKGTWLSIWLQRLGANVIGYSLEPATNPSMFNICNLEDKITNIIGDVRDYNFLLTQFQKHKPDIVFHLAAQPLVRQSYKCPIETYETNIMGTVNLLEAAKNTGSVKSVVVVTTDKCYENKEWPYGYRENDSMGGYDPYSSSKGCVELIVSAYRNSFFNERGIALSTARAGNVIGGGDWAEDRLIPDFVRAVTEDKSIRIRNPYATRPWQHVLEPLSGYLRIGALMLDNKETYSSAWNFGPKDSDVLTVEDILRSAIDVWGKGTIEMDKRDNPHEANFLKLDISKANTYLKWRPVYTVNKALEYTIKWYEHYYVNGNKNIYEYTLRQIEDYEKEAKKQGLTWSEEND; from the coding sequence ATGGTTTTAAAAAATAACTATAAAAATAAAAATGTTTTTATAACAGGTGCAACAGGTTTTAAAGGTACTTGGCTCTCTATATGGCTTCAAAGATTAGGCGCAAACGTAATAGGATATTCCTTAGAGCCTGCGACAAATCCATCTATGTTTAACATATGTAATTTAGAAGATAAAATTACAAATATAATAGGTGATGTTAGAGACTACAATTTTTTACTAACTCAATTTCAAAAACATAAACCAGATATAGTTTTTCATTTAGCAGCTCAACCTTTAGTAAGACAATCTTATAAATGCCCTATTGAAACATATGAAACAAATATCATGGGAACAGTTAATTTACTAGAAGCTGCTAAAAATACAGGTAGTGTTAAATCAGTAGTTGTGGTTACCACAGATAAATGCTATGAAAATAAGGAATGGCCTTATGGATATAGAGAAAATGATTCTATGGGTGGATATGATCCTTATAGTTCTAGTAAAGGTTGCGTAGAACTTATTGTATCTGCATACAGAAATAGTTTTTTTAATGAAAGAGGTATAGCATTATCAACTGCTAGAGCAGGAAATGTAATTGGTGGCGGTGATTGGGCAGAAGATAGATTAATACCTGATTTTGTTAGAGCAGTTACTGAAGATAAATCTATAAGAATAAGAAATCCTTACGCTACAAGACCTTGGCAACACGTCCTAGAACCATTATCAGGATATTTAAGGATTGGAGCATTGATGTTAGATAATAAAGAAACTTATAGTAGTGCTTGGAATTTTGGACCGAAAGATAGTGATGTTTTAACTGTAGAGGATATATTAAGATCTGCCATAGACGTTTGGGGTAAGGGAACTATAGAAATGGATAAAAGGGATAATCCCCATGAAGCAAATTTCTTAAAACTTGATATAAGTAAAGCCAATACTTATTTAAAATGGAGACCTGTGTATACAGTAAATAAAGCTCTTGAATATACAATCAAATGGTATGAACATTATTATGTAAATGGTAATAAAAATATATATGAATATACTTTAAGGCAAATAGAAGATTATGAAAAAGAAGCAAAGAAACAAGGACTAACATGGAGTGAGGAAAATGATTGA
- a CDS encoding glycosyltransferase family 2 protein translates to MIKNKIIISKILEIVDTLIEASEYLNKVYIEHNYFEFEIILKDIFNSLNAIYDEILMLKNSENVYKMDVMCENIICSFNRLKLLYTSKSLRMSEKIEFEVIPLLIDMKLKLYFFSFIYPNKTKMIEYYSNEMINMCSNEFIDRSEEMQSYKYDISIIITGYNKLDYTKLCIDSLLKNIPKGLSYELILVNHGSSDGTKEYFESISPTKQLDICKNGVGLSAVYRIVEGKYVLSVSNDVLIANNTIQNMIACMESDNSIAWVVPSTPNISNLQQIYSDYKSIDEMYTFALQNNRKDKFRWEQRAKLCNPIDLKRSKVFFSKDGIGWGGYLHTFKNMSFPDDKLSFLLRRNGYKMMLAKDAYCYHFGSITLKNDISKYVDDNGNKGFNSYYLDGRREFLEIFGIDPWGVGFCWEPDLFKYLPCNENNDLNVLGINCGIGSNPLKVKESIKENVHNLKVKIYNITDEDCYIQDLRGVSDIAECVPSIEDLNSFFSNEKFKYIIIESKFETYENPLKILGKLKNNIVEDGILAIKIQQKELKDVIKLKFNNVIESGQWMILKSF, encoded by the coding sequence ATGATAAAAAATAAAATAATAATTTCTAAAATACTTGAAATTGTTGATACATTAATTGAAGCGTCTGAATATCTAAATAAAGTATATATTGAACACAATTATTTTGAGTTTGAAATAATTTTAAAAGATATTTTTAATTCATTAAATGCTATATATGATGAAATATTGATGTTGAAAAATAGCGAAAATGTATATAAGATGGATGTTATGTGTGAAAATATTATTTGTTCTTTCAATAGATTGAAATTATTATATACATCAAAATCGCTTAGAATGAGTGAAAAAATAGAATTTGAAGTTATACCTCTATTGATAGATATGAAGCTAAAACTCTATTTTTTTAGTTTTATTTATCCAAATAAAACTAAAATGATTGAGTATTATTCTAATGAAATGATTAATATGTGTTCAAATGAATTTATTGATAGGTCTGAGGAGATGCAATCATATAAGTATGATATTTCTATAATTATTACTGGATACAATAAATTAGATTATACAAAATTATGTATAGATAGTTTGTTAAAAAATATTCCTAAAGGTCTAAGCTATGAATTGATTCTTGTAAATCATGGATCGTCAGATGGTACAAAAGAATATTTTGAATCAATTAGTCCGACAAAACAACTTGATATTTGTAAAAATGGTGTTGGATTAAGTGCAGTTTATAGAATTGTAGAAGGAAAATATGTTTTATCAGTAAGTAATGATGTATTAATAGCTAACAATACAATACAAAACATGATTGCATGTATGGAAAGTGATAATAGTATTGCATGGGTAGTTCCAAGTACACCTAACATTAGCAATCTACAACAAATATACTCAGATTATAAATCAATTGACGAAATGTATACTTTTGCATTACAAAATAATAGAAAAGATAAATTTAGATGGGAGCAAAGAGCAAAGCTATGTAATCCTATAGATTTAAAAAGAAGTAAAGTTTTTTTTTCTAAGGATGGTATAGGTTGGGGAGGATATTTGCACACATTTAAAAATATGTCATTTCCTGATGATAAGTTATCATTTTTATTAAGGCGTAATGGGTATAAAATGATGTTGGCAAAAGATGCATATTGTTATCATTTTGGAAGTATAACTTTGAAAAATGATATATCAAAATATGTAGATGATAATGGTAATAAGGGATTTAATTCCTATTATTTAGATGGAAGAAGGGAGTTCCTTGAAATTTTTGGAATAGATCCATGGGGAGTTGGATTTTGTTGGGAACCAGATTTATTTAAATATTTACCTTGTAATGAAAATAACGATTTAAATGTTTTAGGTATTAATTGCGGAATCGGAAGTAATCCACTTAAAGTAAAAGAAAGTATTAAAGAAAATGTACATAATTTAAAAGTTAAAATTTATAATATAACTGATGAAGATTGTTATATTCAGGATTTGAGGGGTGTATCTGATATAGCAGAATGTGTACCTTCTATTGAAGATTTAAATAGCTTTTTTAGTAATGAAAAATTTAAGTATATTATAATAGAAAGTAAATTTGAAACATATGAAAATCCTTTAAAAATTTTAGGTAAGTTAAAAAATAACATTGTTGAAGATGGAATATTAGCGATTAAAATACAACAGAAAGAATTAAAAGATGTAATAAAATTAAAATTTAATAATGTAATAGAATCAGGACAATGGATGATTTTAAAAAGCTTTTAA
- a CDS encoding polysaccharide pyruvyl transferase family protein encodes MRYANLDHFRGNVYTFKKGIKSERVINIGDYMQILAVDNLYRHMGINEEEIIRIEYYDLESYDGEYVILPLNFILFNSDYGKRQLRFSPKIIPVFIGISCISLNFSQEELNYLRQYAPIGCRDEYTLNLFRQVNIPAYLNGCLTATFPKREFDPKKMNKVFLVDIPKSLYNYIPTDLLNNVEYLTHQYYGNIDNSIEGMKIDEFTKNRLNKYKEEAALVVTSRLHCASPCMAMGIPVIFVKDKFSYTFSWIEKLIDFKSEQEYEEINWNPASINYEDMKKCILETSAKRIKETYNKYNELYMISSFYENRDKKEYVLFYTENIKKHADKYWNKKENIKYAFWGVTQITDLVYDYILKNFPNAQLVAIFDKYRDINFHGLISERLDQIDNYNEVCIIATGNSSCIEARELFKNSRNQKYYCLCFGNKYKII; translated from the coding sequence ATGAGATATGCTAATCTAGACCATTTCAGAGGAAATGTTTATACTTTTAAAAAGGGTATTAAATCTGAAAGAGTTATTAACATTGGAGATTATATGCAAATATTAGCTGTAGATAATTTATATAGACATATGGGAATAAATGAAGAAGAGATCATAAGAATTGAATATTATGATTTGGAAAGTTATGATGGGGAATATGTAATTTTACCTTTGAATTTTATATTATTTAATTCTGATTACGGAAAAAGACAGTTAAGATTTTCGCCAAAAATTATACCTGTGTTTATTGGTATAAGCTGTATTAGTCTTAATTTTTCACAAGAAGAGTTAAACTATTTGAGACAATATGCTCCTATTGGATGTAGAGATGAATACACATTAAATTTGTTTAGGCAAGTAAACATTCCAGCATATTTAAATGGTTGTTTAACAGCAACATTTCCTAAAAGAGAATTCGATCCTAAAAAAATGAATAAAGTATTTTTAGTAGATATTCCTAAAAGTTTATATAACTACATACCTACAGATTTATTAAATAATGTAGAATATCTAACTCATCAATATTATGGAAATATAGATAATTCTATCGAAGGAATGAAAATAGATGAATTTACTAAAAATAGATTAAATAAGTATAAAGAGGAAGCCGCTTTAGTTGTAACTTCACGACTTCATTGTGCGTCCCCATGTATGGCTATGGGTATACCAGTAATTTTCGTTAAAGATAAATTTAGTTACACTTTTTCATGGATAGAAAAGTTGATTGATTTTAAATCTGAACAAGAATATGAAGAAATAAATTGGAATCCTGCTTCAATAAATTATGAAGATATGAAAAAATGTATTCTAGAAACTTCAGCTAAACGTATTAAAGAAACATATAATAAATATAATGAATTATACATGATAAGTAGTTTTTATGAAAATAGAGATAAAAAAGAATACGTACTTTTTTATACTGAAAATATAAAAAAACATGCAGATAAATATTGGAATAAGAAAGAAAACATAAAATATGCATTCTGGGGTGTAACACAAATTACTGATTTAGTTTATGATTATATTTTAAAGAATTTTCCTAATGCACAGTTAGTAGCAATTTTTGATAAATATAGAGATATTAATTTTCATGGTTTGATATCAGAAAGATTAGACCAAATAGATAATTATAATGAGGTATGCATTATTGCTACAGGTAATTCATCTTGTATTGAGGCTAGAGAGTTATTTAAGAATTCAAGAAATCAAAAATATTATTGCCTGTGTTTTGGAAATAAATATAAAATAATATAA
- a CDS encoding radical SAM/SPASM domain-containing protein translates to MSNELKPFSVKYKKNRTVLKDVLPLEKPFCISIEPSNLCNFKCVMCHHSSENYKKKAGPLLNMSNLCFNKIVEDLKQWGNSKLKVIKLYSMGEPLLNKNICKMVKKLKEENLSEVIEITTNGSLLNKQMSEELIQYGLDYLRISIYSVIKEKNEHITGSNITPSTIRHNVCELKQIRDKLKSVKPFIQAKIIDTYNDEENKIFIENYQDIVDEVFIDKPMNSNFGEDVLKNLYGENSLEVNKNIHELYYYKRYKACRYPFDHLTVKSNGDVVVCCADWLRATKIGNVMENTLEEIWNGKKLYEFRKMQLENKRYLNKSCKNCEIPLRDQPEDDLTGVSINKFK, encoded by the coding sequence ATGTCTAATGAATTAAAACCTTTTTCGGTAAAGTATAAAAAGAATAGGACTGTTTTAAAGGATGTCTTACCTTTGGAAAAACCATTTTGTATATCAATCGAACCATCAAATTTATGTAATTTTAAATGTGTTATGTGTCATCATAGTTCTGAGAATTATAAGAAAAAGGCTGGTCCTTTATTGAATATGAGTAATTTATGTTTTAATAAAATTGTAGAAGACCTTAAACAATGGGGAAATTCAAAATTAAAGGTTATAAAATTGTATTCAATGGGTGAACCTTTATTAAATAAAAATATATGTAAAATGGTCAAAAAACTTAAAGAAGAAAATTTAAGTGAAGTTATAGAAATTACTACTAATGGAAGTTTGTTAAATAAACAAATGTCTGAAGAATTGATTCAATATGGATTAGATTATTTAAGGATTTCTATTTATTCTGTTATAAAAGAAAAGAATGAACACATTACAGGATCAAATATAACACCATCAACTATAAGACATAATGTTTGTGAATTGAAACAGATTAGAGATAAGCTTAAATCTGTTAAACCTTTTATACAAGCTAAAATTATTGATACATATAATGATGAAGAAAATAAAATATTTATAGAAAATTATCAAGACATTGTAGATGAGGTTTTTATAGATAAACCAATGAATTCAAATTTTGGTGAAGATGTTTTAAAAAACTTGTATGGTGAAAATAGTCTAGAAGTCAATAAAAATATTCATGAGTTATACTATTATAAAAGATACAAAGCATGTAGATATCCTTTTGATCATTTAACTGTAAAAAGTAATGGAGATGTAGTTGTATGCTGTGCAGATTGGTTAAGAGCAACAAAGATAGGTAATGTAATGGAAAATACATTAGAAGAAATATGGAATGGCAAGAAACTATATGAATTTAGAAAAATGCAATTAGAAAATAAAAGATACTTAAATAAAAGCTGTAAAAATTGTGAAATACCTTTAAGAGATCAACCAGAAGATGATTTAACGGGAGTTTCTATTAATAAATTTAAATAA
- a CDS encoding FkbM family methyltransferase: MLQEIIEDYNNGKLDKKQYSQRLFKMHEILIDYTKLLQSSIVQNIIIGKEEVIITINNYNHELKMKLNETDAGAVIVSILNNGNYEQEELEMSLKIINMLEDNSIIFDVGANLGWYTINILKNIKNSMVYSFEPINKTCNQLKRNLELNGLMTQNIYNLGFYNDDKVLEFFYNKIESGASSIIDLRQNELTEKVKCKVKKMDTFITDNNINKLDFIKCDVEGSELFVYQGGLDAITRFKPVIFSEMLRKWSAKFGYHPNKIIDFFSNIDYRCFVINNKQLKQIKTINENTIETNYFFLHQNKHSNIIKQLAY; encoded by the coding sequence ATGTTGCAAGAAATAATAGAAGATTATAATAATGGAAAATTAGACAAAAAACAATATAGTCAAAGGTTATTTAAGATGCACGAAATATTAATAGATTATACAAAATTATTACAGTCAAGTATAGTCCAAAATATAATTATTGGTAAAGAAGAAGTAATTATTACGATAAATAACTATAATCATGAGTTAAAGATGAAATTAAATGAAACAGATGCTGGTGCAGTTATAGTTAGTATCTTAAATAATGGAAACTATGAACAAGAAGAACTAGAAATGTCATTAAAAATAATAAATATGCTTGAAGATAATAGTATTATATTTGATGTTGGAGCAAATTTAGGATGGTATACAATCAATATCTTGAAAAATATAAAAAATAGTATGGTATATTCATTTGAACCTATTAACAAAACTTGTAACCAATTAAAAAGAAATTTAGAACTTAATGGTCTAATGACGCAAAATATATATAATTTAGGATTTTATAATGATGATAAAGTATTAGAATTTTTTTATAATAAGATTGAATCAGGAGCCTCTTCTATTATAGATCTAAGACAAAATGAATTGACAGAAAAAGTTAAATGTAAGGTAAAAAAAATGGATACATTCATAACTGATAATAATATTAATAAATTAGATTTCATTAAATGTGATGTTGAAGGTTCTGAACTGTTTGTATATCAAGGAGGTCTAGATGCTATTACAAGATTTAAACCTGTTATTTTTTCTGAAATGTTAAGAAAGTGGTCTGCTAAATTTGGATATCACCCTAATAAAATAATAGATTTTTTTAGCAATATAGATTATAGATGTTTTGTAATAAATAATAAACAATTAAAACAAATAAAAACTATTAATGAAAATACAATAGAAACAAATTATTTCTTCTTACATCAAAATAAACATAGTAATATAATCAAACAATTAGCGTATTAG